A part of Babylonia areolata isolate BAREFJ2019XMU chromosome 6, ASM4173473v1, whole genome shotgun sequence genomic DNA contains:
- the LOC143282886 gene encoding zinc finger C4H2 domain-containing protein-like, with the protein MADERDLENLKKLERLKDIRSRSLCLEKVRSRLHQEVDIRTMEERHLEEYRQELDLLLQEKMAHVEELRLIHADINQMELTIKQAEEERSRATESAKKLYEEYRPLKDDVDRMRMQLGMHPLMELQEEDEKLRPEFMEKRPMPEWPAEPPAIPIPQTLVEAAAAAEQVHQLARGKPEQRQGFRQQPPPMKACLSCHQQIHRNAPICPLCKAKSRSRNPKKPKRKADD; encoded by the exons ATGGCGGACGAAAGAGATTTGGAAAACCTTAAGAAAttagagagactgaaagacatcAG GTCACGGTCACTATGCCTGGAGAAGGTGCGGTCCCGGCTGCACCAGGAGGTGGACATCCGTACAATGGAGGAGCGCCACCTGGAGGAGTACCGGCAGGAGCTGGACCTTCTCCTGCAGGAGAAGATGGCCCATGTGGAGGAGCTGCGCCTGATCCACGCTGACATCAACCAG ATGGAGCTGACAATCAAGCAGGCGGAAGAGGAGCGATCCCGTGCGACAGAGAGTGCCAAGAAGCTGTATGAGGAGTACAGGCCCCTGAAGGATGACGTGGACCGCATGCGCATGCAGCTGGGTATGCACCCTCTGATGGAGCTtcaggaagaggatgagaaactGCGACCTGA GTTCATGGAGAAGCGACCAATGCCAGAGTGGCCAGCTGAGCCCCCAGCCATCCCCATCCCGCAGACACTGGTGGAGGCGGCGGCCGCTGCGGAGCAAGTGCACCAGTTGGCCCGCGGCAAACCTGAACAGCGCCAGGGCTTCAGGCAGCAACCTCCACCCATGAAG gcctGCCTGTCCTGTCACCAACAGATTCACCGCAACGCCCCCATCTGCCCGCTCTGCAAGGCCAAGAGTCGATCCAGAAACCCCAAGAAACCCAAACGTAAAGCCGATGACTAG